One window of Sphingobacteriales bacterium genomic DNA carries:
- a CDS encoding threonylcarbamoyl-AMP synthase, which produces MLIVIHPETPSDRKINEVVNCLKNGGLIIYPTDTVYGIGCDIFNHRAVERLCQLKRIKPEKSFFSFVCYDLSNLAEFTLPFDKSVYKLMNKNLPGPFTFILNASNSVPKVLRSKRKTIGIRVPDNAIARAIVQQLGNPIMSSSLIIDQPDFDEYPVDPTEIYEQFGDKVDLVIDGGTGHNAPSTIVDCTGSEIEIVRQGMGELRF; this is translated from the coding sequence ATGCTAATAGTCATTCACCCTGAAACACCATCGGATAGAAAAATCAATGAAGTAGTAAATTGTCTTAAAAATGGTGGTTTGATTATTTATCCTACTGATACAGTTTATGGCATTGGTTGTGATATTTTTAATCATCGGGCAGTTGAGCGATTGTGCCAACTAAAAAGAATAAAGCCGGAGAAATCTTTCTTTTCTTTTGTTTGCTATGACTTGAGCAATCTTGCTGAATTTACGCTTCCATTTGACAAATCTGTCTATAAACTGATGAATAAGAATCTACCCGGGCCATTTACCTTTATTCTTAATGCTTCCAACTCCGTTCCAAAAGTGCTCCGGTCTAAACGAAAAACTATTGGTATTAGAGTGCCTGATAACGCTATAGCCCGTGCAATTGTACAACAATTGGGAAACCCTATCATGTCATCTTCTTTAATTATTGATCAGCCAGATTTTGATGAATATCCGGTTGATCCAACTGAAATCTATGAGCAATTTGGCGACAAGGTGGATTTGGTAATTGATGGCGGAACTGGGCATAATGCACCTTCTACTATTGTAGATTGCACCGGCAGCGAAATAGAAATTGTTCGTCAGGGAATGGGAGAATTGCGTTTTTAA
- a CDS encoding DUF1573 domain-containing protein: MATIVACNQADGEKTDATDAAKTATTDATVTPTDPNATPAADEVDPNLPKTTMEFTQMEHDFGTINEGEKVSHIFKFKNTGKEPLIIASAKGSCGCTVPEYPKEPIAPGAEGEIHVSFDSKGKPNKQTKTVTINANTDPNPTRLTIKADVKAAPGSESGSKTVTPEGGQIKINPQGQGK, encoded by the coding sequence ATGGCAACAATTGTTGCATGTAATCAGGCTGATGGCGAAAAAACAGATGCGACCGATGCAGCCAAAACTGCCACGACTGATGCAACTGTAACTCCTACAGACCCTAACGCTACTCCTGCTGCAGATGAAGTTGACCCCAATTTGCCTAAAACTACGATGGAGTTTACTCAAATGGAGCATGATTTTGGTACTATCAATGAAGGCGAAAAAGTTTCACATATTTTCAAATTCAAAAACACCGGCAAAGAGCCTTTGATTATTGCAAGTGCAAAAGGATCATGTGGTTGTACCGTTCCTGAATATCCGAAAGAGCCAATTGCTCCCGGAGCTGAAGGTGAAATTCATGTTTCTTTTGACAGTAAAGGCAAACCCAACAAACAAACCAAAACCGTTACCATTAACGCAAATACTGATCCCAACCCAACCCGCTTGACCATCAAAGCTGATGTTAAAGCTGCTCCGGGAAGTGAGTCAGGTTCTAAAACCGTTACTCCTGAAGGCGGTCAAATTAAAATCAATCCACAAGGACAGGGTAAATAG
- a CDS encoding alpha/beta fold hydrolase, with protein MPVLHCTYSAPKWLFNRHIETIFPYLFRKVEGIVYDRERINTPDEDFLDLDWSLTGSKVLVIVCHGLEGSTDRPYIRGMVKAANLAGFDALAWNFRGCSGVPNLKLRGYHSGATDDLDWVVRHALKTERYQHIVLVGFSLGANLILKYAGENGQNLSETIKGLVAFSAPVNLASSCQSIMQGFNRVYEKSFLNSLIPKMKHKAQLFPENMNIDLFKKVKRLVDFDNYFTAPIHGFVDACDYYVKCSAKQFLPAISTPTLIVNAKNDSFLGPECYPVEIAHQYPNIFLEMPSAGGHVAFTSFEQEGLLWSEMRTVSFIKEQLSL; from the coding sequence ATGCCGGTATTGCATTGTACTTATTCAGCACCTAAATGGCTGTTTAACCGTCATATAGAAACTATTTTCCCATATTTATTTCGTAAAGTTGAAGGAATTGTTTACGACAGGGAACGAATCAACACACCTGATGAAGATTTTTTAGATTTAGATTGGTCGCTAACAGGTAGTAAGGTATTAGTTATCGTTTGTCATGGTTTAGAAGGGAGTACTGACCGACCATATATCAGAGGAATGGTAAAAGCCGCCAATTTAGCGGGTTTTGATGCCTTAGCCTGGAACTTCAGGGGTTGCAGTGGGGTACCAAACTTAAAACTTCGAGGTTATCATAGTGGCGCAACTGATGATTTAGATTGGGTAGTTCGTCATGCCTTAAAAACAGAGCGCTATCAGCATATTGTTTTAGTTGGGTTTAGCCTTGGTGCAAATCTAATTCTGAAATATGCCGGAGAAAATGGGCAAAATTTGTCAGAGACCATAAAAGGTTTAGTGGCCTTTTCTGCCCCTGTTAATCTTGCATCAAGCTGCCAATCTATTATGCAAGGCTTCAACCGGGTTTATGAAAAAAGTTTTTTAAACTCTTTGATACCTAAGATGAAACATAAAGCACAGTTATTTCCAGAAAACATGAACATAGATTTGTTTAAAAAGGTCAAACGTTTAGTTGACTTTGACAACTATTTTACAGCACCCATTCATGGATTTGTTGATGCCTGCGATTATTATGTCAAATGTAGCGCAAAACAATTTCTACCTGCTATTTCCACTCCAACGCTGATTGTCAATGCCAAAAACGATTCTTTTCTCGGACCGGAATGTTATCCAGTAGAAATTGCACATCAATATCCGAATATTTTCTTGGAAATGCCAAGTGCCGGAGGGCATGTTGCATTTACTTCATTTGAGCAGGAAGGATTACTTTGGTCAGAAATGCGCACCGTATCGTTCATAAAAGAACAGTTATCTCTTTGA
- a CDS encoding O-antigen ligase family protein, with product MSVLQFYRSVIEPVMVLLTHIGFMVLMASLPLSKGTSSVTLVILLCFSLFFLMFSGITHQSKQFPNKLMRLFWTFFACFVIGLFYSTHFSTGIEVAYKQNAFLLIPFILYMAYDLVKWYGTLYLKWFVWGTAFAGLVIISLYLLPDEIFEQIGPNLHRFGLNKLKQGIQFEKFGFYTPFIDRLSIGNFISLSVLTCCWFIASQLQSRIFSCFLIALLLFASLVIGGRGGQIGLFAGLAIWAGYFVFQFIQKLPSRFQLVSKVTLSTLLFLLIALTPYIIFRNVPAVWDRYNQMFWELSMLQKGVYQEYDYEHFTTLRRIYSWLGSWDIIVQQPIFGTGTGDYRYELQEVYHAKGWNVPVNAHNQFLQIWAMLGIAGLLVFIAILIAFLKRIFKIGNTPLKVFGVSLIVFYVVIFLFDSAINMQAGNMAFVLILCILSAQPISDKGSTKKQITLSG from the coding sequence ATGTCGGTTTTACAATTTTACCGTTCTGTGATTGAGCCGGTGATGGTTCTGCTCACTCATATTGGTTTTATGGTATTAATGGCTTCATTGCCATTGTCAAAAGGGACTTCTTCTGTTACCTTGGTCATTTTACTTTGTTTTTCGTTGTTTTTTTTGATGTTTTCCGGCATAACTCATCAATCGAAGCAGTTCCCCAATAAACTGATGAGGCTATTTTGGACATTTTTTGCTTGTTTTGTTATAGGACTGTTTTATTCAACTCATTTTTCTACCGGTATAGAAGTTGCTTACAAACAAAACGCTTTTTTGTTAATTCCTTTCATCCTGTATATGGCCTACGATTTGGTGAAATGGTATGGAACTTTGTATTTGAAATGGTTTGTTTGGGGTACAGCATTTGCCGGACTTGTTATCATATCTCTCTATTTACTACCTGACGAAATTTTTGAGCAAATAGGACCTAATCTCCATCGTTTTGGATTAAACAAACTCAAACAGGGTATTCAATTTGAAAAGTTCGGTTTTTACACGCCTTTTATAGACAGATTGTCTATCGGAAATTTCATATCCTTATCTGTATTGACTTGTTGTTGGTTCATAGCTTCACAGCTACAATCCCGGATATTTAGTTGCTTTTTGATTGCTTTGTTATTATTCGCCTCTTTGGTCATTGGCGGCAGAGGAGGACAGATAGGACTTTTTGCAGGACTTGCAATTTGGGCAGGTTATTTTGTTTTTCAATTTATTCAAAAACTTCCATCCCGATTTCAATTAGTCAGTAAAGTAACTTTATCTACTTTGCTCTTTTTGTTAATTGCACTCACCCCTTATATTATATTTCGCAACGTTCCAGCTGTTTGGGATCGCTACAATCAAATGTTTTGGGAGCTTTCCATGTTGCAAAAGGGGGTATATCAGGAATATGATTATGAACATTTTACAACACTAAGACGGATCTATTCTTGGTTGGGCAGTTGGGATATTATTGTTCAACAACCAATTTTTGGCACCGGAACCGGCGATTACAGATACGAATTGCAAGAAGTCTATCATGCAAAAGGCTGGAATGTTCCGGTTAATGCTCATAATCAGTTTTTGCAAATTTGGGCTATGTTGGGAATTGCCGGTTTATTGGTTTTTATTGCTATTCTAATCGCATTTTTGAAGCGTATTTTTAAAATTGGCAATACCCCGCTTAAGGTGTTTGGTGTTTCTTTGATCGTATTTTATGTTGTTATATTTCTTTTTGATTCTGCCATCAACATGCAGGCCGGTAATATGGCTTTTGTATTGATTTTATGTATTCTTTCTGCGCAACCTATTTCAGATAAAGGGAGTACAAAGAAACAGATAACACTTTCCGGGTAA
- the ccsA gene encoding cytochrome c biogenesis protein CcsA: protein MNTLLNKNWWKAFAVLLLTFTIVGGLLLPAPKLPILNETIRNLYFHVPMWFGMILLLLMSLIYSIKYLRTFQLKYDIVASSGVQIALWFGVLGLLTGMIWAKYTWGEYWSNDPKQLASAVGLLMYMAYFVLRGAIEDEDKRALVSSVYSIVAFFVFIVLIGILPRLANSLHPGADGNPAFGQYDLDHWMRMVFYPAIIGWTLLGVWMVSILVRIKLLTIKKSGLEL, encoded by the coding sequence ATGAATACTTTACTTAACAAAAACTGGTGGAAAGCATTCGCTGTTTTGCTGCTCACATTTACGATTGTCGGTGGACTTTTATTGCCGGCCCCTAAGCTGCCAATTTTGAATGAAACCATCCGAAATCTATATTTTCATGTGCCAATGTGGTTTGGCATGATTTTGCTTTTATTGATGTCATTGATTTATAGCATAAAATATTTGCGCACCTTTCAATTGAAATATGACATAGTTGCATCATCGGGCGTTCAAATAGCACTTTGGTTTGGGGTGTTAGGATTGCTAACCGGAATGATTTGGGCAAAATATACCTGGGGAGAATATTGGAGCAATGACCCCAAACAACTGGCATCGGCAGTCGGCTTGTTGATGTATATGGCTTATTTTGTACTTAGAGGTGCCATTGAAGATGAAGACAAGCGGGCTTTGGTCTCATCAGTTTATAGCATCGTAGCTTTTTTTGTATTCATCGTTCTGATTGGTATCCTTCCCCGATTAGCTAATTCGCTTCATCCCGGCGCAGATGGAAATCCTGCTTTCGGACAATATGATTTGGATCATTGGATGCGGATGGTCTTTTACCCCGCCATTATCGGATGGACATTGTTGGGTGTTTGGATGGTTTCTATATTAGTTCGCATCAAGTTGCTCACTATTAAGAAATCTGGTTTAGAGTTATGA
- a CDS encoding heme exporter protein CcmB, with amino-acid sequence MKLLFRQIRFLIHKDIILEWRQRYAISGILLYVLSAVMVVYLSFMKIEPVAWVAVFWIIMLFASVNAITKSFVQEGSGRFHYYYTLVSPQAVILSKLLYNIGLLVLIAILALGAYMLLLGNPVQNIYLFTTSVCLGAVGFAVCFTLISAIAAKTGNRNATLMPVLSFPIVIPMLGLLIILSKNSVEGIETPNTFRDIRNLIAIDAVLAVLTWVLYPYLWRD; translated from the coding sequence ATGAAATTATTGTTCCGTCAAATCCGGTTTTTAATACATAAAGACATTATCCTCGAATGGCGGCAACGATATGCAATTAGTGGCATTTTATTGTATGTGCTATCTGCTGTCATGGTAGTCTATTTATCTTTTATGAAAATAGAGCCGGTTGCCTGGGTGGCTGTATTTTGGATTATTATGTTGTTTGCCTCTGTCAATGCCATTACGAAAAGTTTTGTTCAGGAAGGCTCCGGAAGGTTTCATTATTATTATACCTTAGTCAGTCCGCAGGCTGTCATTCTCTCAAAGCTATTATATAATATAGGATTGCTGGTGTTAATTGCTATTTTAGCACTTGGTGCATATATGTTGTTATTGGGCAATCCTGTACAGAATATTTATTTGTTTACTACTTCCGTCTGTTTAGGTGCAGTAGGATTTGCGGTATGTTTTACCCTGATTTCTGCCATTGCAGCAAAAACAGGAAACCGCAACGCAACCCTGATGCCTGTTTTGAGCTTTCCAATCGTCATTCCAATGCTTGGACTGCTTATCATTTTGTCTAAAAATTCAGTCGAGGGCATTGAAACACCCAATACTTTTCGTGATATTCGCAATCTTATCGCCATTGATGCGGTATTAGCGGTATTGACTTGGGTTTTGTATCCTTATTTATGGCGAGACTAA
- a CDS encoding ribonuclease H-like domain-containing protein, which yields MLTNINPLTILFLDIETVPLAGSWNDLDEETKLLWQYRTNRFKQLQEEEMSDDEYYFKKSGVYAEFGKVICISIGIFRFENKENETLTLRLKSFYGHNEAEILKPFFDLLSKSFSAEHFYLCGHNIREFDVPFLCRRAIVNSLSLPDILNVHTFKPWEQRLIDTMQLWKFGDYKNFTSLNLLTHILDIPSPKTEMDGSMVADIYWNEETGLEKIKNYCLNDVVALAQVWLRFHKKPLIKPEHIVYG from the coding sequence ATGCTGACAAATATAAACCCTCTCACCATTTTGTTTTTAGATATCGAGACTGTCCCTTTGGCAGGCAGTTGGAATGATTTGGATGAAGAAACCAAATTGTTATGGCAATACCGGACCAACCGTTTTAAGCAATTGCAGGAAGAAGAAATGTCTGACGATGAATATTACTTTAAAAAATCGGGGGTATATGCTGAATTTGGAAAAGTTATCTGTATTTCAATCGGCATTTTCCGGTTTGAGAATAAGGAAAATGAAACGTTAACATTAAGGCTTAAATCATTTTATGGACATAATGAAGCCGAAATTCTAAAGCCATTTTTCGATTTATTATCTAAATCATTCAGTGCTGAACATTTTTACCTTTGCGGGCATAATATCCGCGAATTTGATGTCCCTTTTTTGTGCAGGAGAGCAATTGTAAACAGCCTTTCATTGCCCGATATTCTAAATGTACATACTTTTAAGCCCTGGGAACAACGCTTGATAGACACCATGCAATTATGGAAATTCGGGGACTATAAAAATTTTACATCCTTAAACTTATTGACCCATATTTTGGATATTCCTTCTCCAAAAACAGAAATGGACGGGAGCATGGTCGCTGATATTTACTGGAATGAAGAAACCGGTCTTGAAAAAATCAAAAACTATTGCCTTAACGATGTAGTGGCCCTGGCTCAGGTTTGGTTAAGATTTCATAAGAAACCATTGATCAAACCCGAACATATAGTTTACGGTTAA